A single genomic interval of Lewinellaceae bacterium harbors:
- a CDS encoding DUF1593 domain-containing protein: MCYSITRCTLIVLSCLLLPATAPLGAQTVAKPNTIVTTDGEIDDVDSFIRMLLYSNEFHLEGLIYSSSQWHYKGDGKGTSFVSELEMTRRIYGERMELRWPGTQWMDTLLDAYAEVYPSLSQHAEGYPTADYLRSLVRVGNIDFEGEMEKETEGSQFIKDRLLDDNPEPIYLQVWGGTNTIARALKSIQEQYGNTARWDAVYRKVCDKTILYMILDQDATYAKYIAPNWPDIRIYYNTSQFWSFAYFWKRTVPEAWHHFLEGQFMGDAIIHGHGPLLTQYYSYGDGQKQAGDPEHIHGDPAHLKDGQWGSFGKYDFISEGDSPSYLHLINVGLDNLQHPEYGGWGGRLVPSATQPKRWEDGDLVTDWNPYTKQQDKSYPQTRWIPAIQEDFAARAEWCIKPYREANHAPDVRLKGKAVRTASPGDQIHARIKAKDPDGDLLQIRYWQYREAGTYPGEVHLTSRGNKVHFRIPDNADRGSIHLIAEVKDGASHPMTRYALLVVEVQ; this comes from the coding sequence ATGTGTTACTCAATCACCCGTTGCACCCTGATCGTACTTTCTTGCCTATTACTCCCGGCAACTGCCCCACTTGGAGCTCAGACTGTGGCTAAACCCAATACCATCGTTACCACTGACGGAGAAATTGATGATGTGGATTCCTTCATCCGGATGTTGTTGTATTCCAATGAGTTTCACCTGGAAGGTCTGATCTACAGCAGCTCCCAGTGGCACTATAAAGGTGATGGCAAGGGAACCTCATTTGTTTCGGAGCTGGAGATGACCAGGAGAATTTACGGGGAACGAATGGAATTGCGCTGGCCGGGTACCCAATGGATGGACACGCTTCTCGATGCCTATGCAGAAGTCTATCCCAGTTTATCCCAGCATGCGGAAGGGTATCCGACGGCCGATTATTTGCGTAGCCTGGTACGGGTTGGCAACATCGATTTTGAAGGAGAGATGGAGAAAGAAACGGAAGGTTCACAATTCATCAAGGACCGTTTGCTGGATGATAATCCGGAACCCATTTACCTGCAGGTCTGGGGAGGGACCAATACCATCGCCCGGGCCCTGAAGTCGATCCAGGAGCAATATGGAAACACTGCCCGGTGGGATGCTGTCTACCGGAAGGTTTGTGACAAAACCATACTGTATATGATCCTGGATCAGGATGCGACCTATGCCAAATACATTGCACCCAACTGGCCGGATATTCGAATCTATTACAACACCAGTCAATTCTGGAGTTTTGCTTATTTCTGGAAACGCACGGTGCCGGAAGCATGGCATCATTTTCTTGAAGGCCAATTTATGGGTGATGCAATCATTCATGGTCATGGTCCATTGCTCACACAATATTACAGTTATGGCGACGGCCAGAAGCAAGCCGGTGATCCCGAGCACATCCACGGCGACCCAGCCCATCTGAAAGACGGTCAGTGGGGCAGCTTTGGAAAATATGATTTTATCTCGGAAGGGGATTCGCCCTCGTATTTGCATTTGATCAATGTCGGACTGGATAATCTGCAGCATCCCGAATACGGTGGCTGGGGAGGCCGTCTGGTGCCGTCTGCGACTCAACCGAAGCGATGGGAGGATGGAGACCTCGTGACCGACTGGAATCCGTATACCAAGCAACAAGATAAATCGTACCCGCAAACCCGCTGGATACCTGCAATACAGGAGGACTTTGCCGCGCGGGCAGAATGGTGTATAAAGCCATATAGGGAGGCCAATCATGCCCCGGATGTACGGTTGAAGGGAAAGGCTGTACGGACAGCTTCGCCGGGAGATCAGATTCATGCCAGGATCAAAGCCAAAGATCCGGATGGCGATTTGCTCCAAATCCGTTATTGGCAATATCGGGAAGCGGGAACCTATCCCGGTGAAGTCCATCTGACCAGTCGCGGTAATAAAGTGCATTTTCGGATACCCGACAATGCGGACCGTGGAAGCATACACCTCATTGCCGAGGTGAAAGATGGCGCCAGCCATCCAATGACCCGTTATGCTCTGTTGGTCGTTGAGGTTCAGTAG
- a CDS encoding helix-turn-helix transcriptional regulator, with product MIPDQIGHFEEQVLTLVAILGEEAYGNAIVEEFKSRLDKAVNLSSVHVTLYRLEDKGLVKSQMGGATNLRGGRRKRIFTITNAGMATLQSLKSSREQLWKWLPGLKFSS from the coding sequence ATGATTCCGGATCAAATTGGCCATTTCGAAGAGCAGGTATTGACGCTGGTCGCCATATTGGGTGAGGAAGCCTATGGCAATGCCATCGTCGAAGAATTCAAGAGCCGGCTGGATAAAGCCGTCAACCTCAGTTCGGTGCACGTCACCCTGTACCGGCTGGAGGATAAAGGCCTGGTGAAATCACAGATGGGCGGGGCGACTAATTTACGGGGAGGCCGGCGAAAGCGAATATTTACCATCACCAATGCCGGCATGGCTACGTTACAAAGCCTTAAATCCTCCCGCGAGCAATTGTGG